Below is a genomic region from Fundidesulfovibrio magnetotacticus.
CGTTGAGCACCGCCGCCCGCGCCTTGCCGGAGCGGACCACGTCCTCGTACGAATGAAGTCCCAGCGGATTGCCCGCAGGCACCAGAAGCCCCTGACCCACCACCACGGTGGCGCGGGAGAAGCGCACGCGGGCGGCGCGTTGAGGGGTGATGAACATGCCTGCGGCGATCACGTCGATGCGCCCGGCCTCCAGTTCGCCGAGGAGAGCGCCGAAGTCCATGATCACCCAGCGGATGTTGCCCAGGCCCAGGCTACTGGCCGCGAACTTCACGGCCTCGGGGGCTTCGCCGCGCACATCGCCTGCGGCGTTGCGGAACGAATACGGCGGCTCGTTGGCGAAACCCACGCGCAGTTCCGCGCGGTAGGGCGCGAGGGGATCCGCTCCGTCGCACGAGACGGCAAGCCAGGCGATGCCGACTGTTGCCGCCAGAAGGGCGGCTGCGAGCGACCCCTTGAAGCGTTTCATGGTTCCTACCCCGAAGCCCCGATTTGCCTACCTTATTACCCTATGTGAAACAAACCGGCAACCCGGACGGCAAACAGAACACCCCCCTTCGGCGGCGGTATGATCCGGTGGATTTCCCGTTGGAGAGCGCAACAACTCTCCTGAAAGTTTGGAGATGCCTCCTCGCGCAGTTCCCCGGAATTGTGGTTGGACGCGTCCGCCAGACGATCGGACCGTGTTCGAAATCGGGGAGCTAAGCCCCGTTGGGTGCACTCCCGTGCAGCACGGCGAGGTCGCCAGGGGTGCAGCGCCCGGACACGACTCGGGCCGTGGCGTCCTCGGCCGTGGCGGTGAGCACCAGGGCCTGGCCCACGGTGTTGCCGGCGGCGTCCTCCAGGAGCACGCTCCCGCCCGGCGCGAGTCCACGGCCCTGCCCCAGCGAGAAGGCGATGCGCTGGCCTTCGGGCTCGGACTTGATCATGTAGACCACGGCCTTGCCCAGCTGCGCCAGCCCCGTCTCGATGCGCCGGGAGAGCAGGTAGCCCGCCGCGCCGCAGGGCAGGGCCAGCAGGAAGAGAGTGAGGCTGGCGGGATAGGGCTCAAAGCCGGTGAGCCGCGTGAGCAGGGCCGGCGCGGCCGCCCTGAGTGAAGGGGCGTCGGCGTGGACCACCACCCGGAAGGGCACCGACACATAACGTTGGGGCTTTTCGGCCAGGGGCGGTCCTTCAACCAGGAAGATCCGCTCGCCGGGCTGGGCCTGGCTGTCCACTTCGATCTTGCCGCGCCACATGGCCCCGCCCAGCCAGAAACCGCTGAAGAGTTCCTTGGGGACCACGCGCACGCCCGGTGTCTCTCCCGTGATGCGCAGATCGGCGATGGCTTCGGCCCCGGGGGGCATGTGGGCGGTGATGTCCAGAGAAGCGCCGGGAAGCGACTGAAAATCGCGGGTGCCGTCCTTGAAACCGCCCACGAGGCCGTCGGCCAGGACGGCGAGAGCGGCGAATAGCAGCGCCGAGGCGGACCAGCCTGCCATGCGGCGCAGGAAGACGGCCTGCTGGAGGGTCATGGGCTAGACCGCGTCCTGGGTCTGGGTCGTGGGCTGGGTGTCGCCGGATTTGTCGCGCAGGCAGCGCACGGCGGTGATGCCGAGGGCCAGGGTGGGCAGCAGCAGGGAGAAGAAGGCCTTGCAGAATGCGGAGGTGAAGTTGTCCGGGTCCAGGGAGGCGGCGTGCATTCCGTAGGCTAACTCGGCCAGGATGGCGATGTCCACGGCGATTACGGTGAGGCGTTGTCTGATGTTCACGTCGATGCTCCTTGCTGGGTCCGGAGCCGGAGGGCCGGCGGAGTGGGGGGCCGTTTTTCCAGCCCTCCGGTCCGGAGTGTATGGCGACCCGGGCCGCTTGAGGGGAGCGGCCCGGGCTAGGCCCAATGCTACTTCTTGAAGATGTCGGTCTTGCTGATGTTCATGAACCGCAGGGACTTGCCGTCTTCCTTGTAGTAGACGCGCACTTCGTCGCCGGCGTCCCAGGTGGAGTCGGGCCAGGTCATGTATTCGTCAGGCACGCTGAAGGTCACGAGCATCTTCTGGCGGGCCGAATACACGGTGACGGTCTTCTTGGTCTTGTCCACCATGGGGAAGACCTTGGCCTTGCCGGTGGCCTTGTCGAACACCAGCGGGTGGTCGCGCTCCACGTTTTCCTGCATGTCGTGGATCTTGAAGCCGATGGTCTTGAAGTTCTGTTCCTTGGGATCGTAGATCACGATCTGGCTCTTCTGGGTGTCGAGCTTCATGCGCAGCCCGGCCTTGGGGGCGGGGCCCATCTCCTCCGGGTTGGTGGGGATGGTGTAGGTCACGGCCGGGAGCCCGGAGTAATCAGGGTTCAGGGGCTCGGCCTTCTTGTCTCGGATGAAGGTCACCTTGCCTGCATCCTTATCGTAGGCCACCACGCGGCCTTGATCCACCTTGCCGAAGTCGCTGCATCCCACCAGGGAGGCCAGGGCCAGGGCGGCCAAGAGAATCGATATGCGCTTCATGTTTCTTTCTCCTTGGTCGTTAGCCCGTTAGGCGGTCTTCTTGGCGGCCAGTTCGGCCTTGGCGCCCTGCACCATCTTGATGAAGATGTAGAGGCTCAGGCCCGAGACGAGGCCCAGCACCAGCCAGGTGGAGCCCACGTCCATGGCGACCCTGAGTTCCTTCACGTTGGCGCCAAGGAGCTTCATGGCGATGGACACGGCGCAGCCCACCACGGCCAGGCCGAAGGCGATGCGGATGCCGTAGCCCTTGATGTACTTGGTGGCCACGCAGCCCACCTGAGCGCCCAAGGACGCGCCGCAGAGCATGATGATGGCGGCAACCAGCTCGGTGCGGCCCTTGTAGGTATAGGAGGCGGCGCCGTAGAGGCCGGAGATCATCACTTCAAAGAGGTCGGTGCCGACGGCCACGTGCGTGGGGCAGCCCAGCAGATAGATCAGGGCGGGCATGCGGATGAGGCCGCCGCCGATGCCCAGGATGCCGGCCAGCCAGCCGGTGAAGAAGCTCACGCCGATGGGAAGCCAGGCGGAACAGTAGATGCCCGCGACTTCGAGGTTCACCATGGGGGGAATCTTGATCTTGTGCAGGGTCTTGTGCCACTCGATGCCGGTGGCCAGGGCATCCACTTCCTTGCCCGCGGCGCGGGCGGCCTTTTCCTTCTGACGGCGCTTGTTCACGTCGTGGAAGACCATCCAGGCGATGAGGAAGAGCAGGGCCAGGTAGATGTAGCGCACCACGGCCTCGACGCTGCCCATGCGCTCAAGCCACATGACCATCTGCGCGCCCACCTCGAAGCCGCCCACCGTGCCGACGATCATGATCACGCCGAGCTTGTAGTCCACGTTGCCGAACTTGCCGTGGCGCAGGGTGGAGATGAGGGACTTGCCCGCCATGTGCGCGATGTCCGTGCCGATGGCGAAGGCCATGGGGAAGCCGAGGATGTTCAGGCCGGGCGTGACCATCCACGCGCCGCCCATGCCGAAGAAACCGCCGATGATGCCCACGCCCACGCCCAGGATCACGAGGCCGGGCCAGAAGATCTTCACGCCCGCGATGGGCATCAGGATATAGAGCCAATCCATGGTGTGCCTCCCTTCGGCCTAGTGTTCCGCGAGGTCGCGGGATTTGAGGTCGAGCCCGATCCAGTGCATGATAATGTCAGCGATGATGCCGAAGCACACGCCGATGGTAGGGATCAGCACCACGGTGAGAATCGTGAAGTACAGGTGGCTCTCGTTGTAGAGATTGGCCCACCAGGCCATGATGCCGTCGAGTTTGCGCGTGTCGGCCACCAGCACGATGGGCGCGCCGCCGCCGCCGGCCGCCAGGGCGAACCCCGGAACCGTCAACGCCAGCAGCAGGGAGAACAACGCCAGCTTGATCCTTTTCATGATGTGCTCCTTCAATAAGGTTAGTTAACGGATCACGAGCACCGAACAGGGGGCGTGCGTCACGATCTTTCCGGCCACGCTGCCCAGGAGGAACCTTTCGATGCCTTTCTTGCCCCGGCTGCCCAGCACGATGAGCCCGGCGCCGATTTCGCCGGCGTATTCAACGATGAGGTCCGCAGGGGACACGCCCTGCTTCACCACGCCCTCGGCCTCGACGCCCGCATCCTTGGCAACGGCCTTGGCGGCCTCTACCGCCTGGGCGGCAGCCTTGTAGAGCTTGTCGGTCACGCCTGCGGTGTCCATCACGTCGCCGAGGTCCAGGAAGTCCTCCGCCACGGTGAGCAGCACAAGTTGGGCGTTCTGCTGTTTCGCGGCCTCGACGGCCTTCTGCATCACTGCCTTCGCGTTGTCCGTGAGGTCCAGGGCAGCCAGAATCTTCATTGCGCGCTCCTCAAGTTTGGGGTTTTGCACGTTCAAAGCTCCCAGCCTTGAGCAACCCGCATGCCATTCAATAAATATCATTTTAATACATATACTTATTGAAATTCACGCAATCGCGACAATCGCGCAAAACACTTGACGCAACACGATTGACGCGCGAAAAGGAGGCATCGCGCATCCGGTGGAGGTTGTTTCATGGGCTTTCTGGTGCCGCAAAAACCCATCTGGGGAAGCATGATCTCAGGGCTCGGCCCATTCTCCCAGTGGAGCATCCGCCGCAAACTCATGACCACGGTCATCCCGCTCATGGCCTTGGTGCTGGCCGTGACGGGCTACGCAGCCAAAGTGGTGGCCGGCAAATACCTTGGCCTCTCCCTGGAGCGCACCACCAAGGTCTTCACCATGGGACAGGCCTCCGCCCTCACCGATCACTTCGAGCAGGCACGCCAGGACATCCTGCTGCTGGCCCGCTGGCCCACGGACCCCCAGACGCTCCTTCGCTTCCTATCGCTCCAGGCCGACGTACGCCCAGGCGTCTACCGCGAGGCCGCCTTCATCCCAGCCGACGGCAGCGCCCCCCTCTTCGCCTTCGACACAGGCCGCGAAGTCCGGCTCATCGGCAAGGAGCAGGCGGAACGCATCATCAACCCGCCCCACGCCGCCCCGGCGGCCGCCGTGGGCCTCGGCAAGGACGGCGTGGCCCTTCTAGGGCTCTCGGAAACCATCTACCCCCCCGGCATCCTCCCCGGAATCGCGGGAGGGGGCACCTTCCACTTCTTCCGGCTCGTCACCCCCGTGTACGGCGAGGACGGGTCCCTCATGGGTTTCTGGATGCTTTCGCTGGACGGCCGCGCCGCACGTGAACTCCTTTCAATCCACAACTCGCCCCGCTCGCCGCTGGCCGCGTTCCAGCGGACGTCCGAGAAGCGCTACAGTTTCTTCATCGACGGCCAGGGTTGGATGCTCTTCCAGAGCGGAAACCCCGACGACTACGAACAGCCCCTCTCCACGGACATGGCCCGCTCCGGATTGCGCGGCGACCACGGGCAGCCCGGCAACCGCAGCGCCTTCCGACCCTCCACCGCCAACGAGGCCTACTGGCGCATGGTGGTGGACGTGCAGGCCGCCCGGACCGGCGTGGAGACCGTCAACACCGAGATGGAAGCCCACTCGCCCTCCAACGACACCTATTCCCTGGGCTATTCACCCGTGTACTTCAAAAACCATCCGGACAAGCCGGCGGAGGTGGTGGGCGGCGTGGCCTTCATGGACAAATCGCGCCTGCTGCTCGCCGCGGAATACCGCCTCAACGACGTGCTTCTGGCCATCTTCGTCGCCTCCATGGCCCTCACGACGGCGCTGCTCTACGCGGTGGCCCGCGTGATCACGAGCCCCCTGCTGGAGCTGGCCGCGCGGGTTCGATCCATGCCGGACCAGCGCGTGCTCACCCCCATCGATCTGCCCGCGCGCGACCGCGAGACGAGCACGCTCAAGGACTCCATCAACGCCCTCGTGGAGGCTGTGCTATTCCAGCGCGAGGAATTGCGCCTCAAGGACGCCCACATCCATAACCATATCCTGAGACAACCCTTGGACCTGGACCAGCAGCTTGCGGACGTTCCCGAGGAGCACCCCATGGAGGGCGTCATCGGGCGCAGTCCGGCCATGCGGGAGCTTAAATGGCTCATCCGCAAGGCTGCGGCAGTAGACCCGGACGTCCTGATCATCGGGGAGACGGGCACCGGCAAGGAGGTGACGGCGCAGGCCATCCACAAGCTTTCGCGCCGCGCATCCGGCCCATACATCACCATCAACTGCGGGGCGTTGGACGAGAACCTGCTCCTGGACGCTCTGTTCGGGCATGTGAAAGGAGCCTTCAGCGAGGCCAAGGCCGATCGTAAGGGAGCATTCCTGGCCGCCCAGGGGGGAACCATCCTCCTGGACGAGATAGGCAACGCATCGGCCAAGGTGCAGCAGGCCTTGCTGCGCGCCCTTGCCGAGCGCACCATCATCCCCTTGGGCAGCGACCAGGAGATTCCTTTCGATGCGCGCGTCATCGCCGCCACAAACGTGGAACTGCTGGAATGCGTGAAGGAGGGCAGCTTCCGGGAAGACCTGTACTACCGTCTGCGCGTGCTCACCCTGCACACGCCGTCCTTGCGCGAACGCATGGAGGACATCCCACCGTTGGTCGGCGCGTTCCTCAAGGAGTCCGCGGCGGTCATGAACAAAAGTTCCATGAGCCTTTCCAAGGGCGCGTGGGAACGCATCGCGGCCCATCACTGGCCGGGTAACGTGCGCGAACTCAAGCACTGCATCATGCGCGCCGTGGCCATGGCCGACTCCAACACCATCTTCCTGGAAGACCTTCGATTCGACGCAAAGCCTTCCGCAGGAGAGTGGAAGGAGCCCGAACAGCAGCAACCCCCGACCCCGGCCAGACCCTCGCGGAAGGCAACACCGCCCGCCCCCCAGACTCAGACCGTCGAACTGAACGCAAGACAACGCAAAGGCCTGGAATTCCTTGCTGCTCATGGCAGCATCACGCGCTCGCAGTATCAGGCCATCCTCGACGTGTCCGTACCGGCCAGAACCGCGCAATACGACTTGCGCGACATGGTGGAACGCGGATTGCTCCGTATCAAGGGAAAAGGTCCCGCAACCCGCTACGTGGCCGCCGGGGACTCCGGAAAGCAAGACTGACACGCCCCGGACGGCCGCCCAAATCAAAGGGAGACGCGATGGCAAGGATCCAGAGTCCCCTTCTCGACGGCATCAAGAGGCTTCTGCGCCCCCTCTTTGGGGCCAGTTGCCGACCCGCGCCGACGGACCAGACCCGATTCCGCTTCAAATACGTAAACTTCCAGGAACTTCTCGAATCGAACTCGGAGCTTCTGCGCATCATCGCGTCCGTGGAGGAGAAACTCCCCGGCAGAGAGGTCTTCGGCATGGCTTTTCTTCACTCCGTGGCCAGCCAGGCCGTGTTCCACGGCCTGCGCATGCTGCGGGGCTATGAGAACCTCTCGGATTCGCTTCAGCCCCAACTCCGCGAACGAATCCAGACCATTCAGGCTGACCTGAAAAACGCGCTATCCGGCCAGCCACACGAAGTGGGCCCTTGGTTCCTGGATTTTTCAGACATTGATCGCGCAAGCACCGAAGTCGTCGGCGGGAAATGCGCAAACCTCGGCGAATCGCGCAACAAAGTCGGCTTGCCCATTCCAGCTGGTTTCGCGATCACCACCTTCGCCTTTCGTTCCCTGCTTGACCACTCGGACCTTGGCTCCGAAATCGCCAAGCTGACCATGGCCCTTGACGCGTCGGACCCTGCGTCCATCCAGGCAGCCAGCGAAGACATCCAGCGCCTCATGCTGCTTGCTCCCTTGCCGGACGGGTTCGAGGCGCGACTCCTGGAAATGCAGACCGAGCTGGCGGCCCGCGTTGGCGTCGATCCCGAGTCCATCAAGGTTTCCATGCGCTCAAGCGCCGTGGGGGAAGACGGCGAGCTCTCCTTCGCAGGGCAATACCTCTCCATTCTCGGCGTTTCGCGGGCAAAGCTCGCCGAGAGCTACCGCTACGTGACCGCCAGCCTCTACACGCCCCGCGCCATCGCTTACCGTCTCCTCAAGGGAGTGCCCGACGAGGCCGCGGCCATGGGCGTGGCCTGTCTGGCCATGGTGGACTCCGTGGCTTCCGGCGTCATGTACACGCGCCACCCTTTCGACCGCGCGGACGAAGACATACTCATAAA
It encodes:
- a CDS encoding DVU0150 family protein, which gives rise to MKRIKLALFSLLLALTVPGFALAAGGGGAPIVLVADTRKLDGIMAWWANLYNESHLYFTILTVVLIPTIGVCFGIIADIIMHWIGLDLKSRDLAEH
- a CDS encoding universal stress protein; protein product: MKILAALDLTDNAKAVMQKAVEAAKQQNAQLVLLTVAEDFLDLGDVMDTAGVTDKLYKAAAQAVEAAKAVAKDAGVEAEGVVKQGVSPADLIVEYAGEIGAGLIVLGSRGKKGIERFLLGSVAGKIVTHAPCSVLVIR
- a CDS encoding DUF4881 domain-containing protein, with amino-acid sequence MKRISILLAALALASLVGCSDFGKVDQGRVVAYDKDAGKVTFIRDKKAEPLNPDYSGLPAVTYTIPTNPEEMGPAPKAGLRMKLDTQKSQIVIYDPKEQNFKTIGFKIHDMQENVERDHPLVFDKATGKAKVFPMVDKTKKTVTVYSARQKMLVTFSVPDEYMTWPDSTWDAGDEVRVYYKEDGKSLRFMNISKTDIFKK
- a CDS encoding transporter substrate-binding domain-containing protein gives rise to the protein MKRFKGSLAAALLAATVGIAWLAVSCDGADPLAPYRAELRVGFANEPPYSFRNAAGDVRGEAPEAVKFAASSLGLGNIRWVIMDFGALLGELEAGRIDVIAAGMFITPQRAARVRFSRATVVVGQGLLVPAGNPLGLHSYEDVVRSGKARAAVLNGAVEEEMLARLGLAPARRYPVNEVGAALAALRHGLADCLALSGPTVRYLAGNSEGRFDPADPFAQPSLQGFGPGRCALAFRKSDKYLADAFDEALAAYVGSQEHLARIQPLGVTVVNLPVGGG
- a CDS encoding sulfite exporter TauE/SafE family protein translates to MDWLYILMPIAGVKIFWPGLVILGVGVGIIGGFFGMGGAWMVTPGLNILGFPMAFAIGTDIAHMAGKSLISTLRHGKFGNVDYKLGVIMIVGTVGGFEVGAQMVMWLERMGSVEAVVRYIYLALLFLIAWMVFHDVNKRRQKEKAARAAGKEVDALATGIEWHKTLHKIKIPPMVNLEVAGIYCSAWLPIGVSFFTGWLAGILGIGGGLIRMPALIYLLGCPTHVAVGTDLFEVMISGLYGAASYTYKGRTELVAAIIMLCGASLGAQVGCVATKYIKGYGIRIAFGLAVVGCAVSIAMKLLGANVKELRVAMDVGSTWLVLGLVSGLSLYIFIKMVQGAKAELAAKKTA
- a CDS encoding sigma 54-interacting transcriptional regulator; the encoded protein is MGFLVPQKPIWGSMISGLGPFSQWSIRRKLMTTVIPLMALVLAVTGYAAKVVAGKYLGLSLERTTKVFTMGQASALTDHFEQARQDILLLARWPTDPQTLLRFLSLQADVRPGVYREAAFIPADGSAPLFAFDTGREVRLIGKEQAERIINPPHAAPAAAVGLGKDGVALLGLSETIYPPGILPGIAGGGTFHFFRLVTPVYGEDGSLMGFWMLSLDGRAARELLSIHNSPRSPLAAFQRTSEKRYSFFIDGQGWMLFQSGNPDDYEQPLSTDMARSGLRGDHGQPGNRSAFRPSTANEAYWRMVVDVQAARTGVETVNTEMEAHSPSNDTYSLGYSPVYFKNHPDKPAEVVGGVAFMDKSRLLLAAEYRLNDVLLAIFVASMALTTALLYAVARVITSPLLELAARVRSMPDQRVLTPIDLPARDRETSTLKDSINALVEAVLFQREELRLKDAHIHNHILRQPLDLDQQLADVPEEHPMEGVIGRSPAMRELKWLIRKAAAVDPDVLIIGETGTGKEVTAQAIHKLSRRASGPYITINCGALDENLLLDALFGHVKGAFSEAKADRKGAFLAAQGGTILLDEIGNASAKVQQALLRALAERTIIPLGSDQEIPFDARVIAATNVELLECVKEGSFREDLYYRLRVLTLHTPSLRERMEDIPPLVGAFLKESAAVMNKSSMSLSKGAWERIAAHHWPGNVRELKHCIMRAVAMADSNTIFLEDLRFDAKPSAGEWKEPEQQQPPTPARPSRKATPPAPQTQTVELNARQRKGLEFLAAHGSITRSQYQAILDVSVPARTAQYDLRDMVERGLLRIKGKGPATRYVAAGDSGKQD